In one window of Nicotiana tabacum cultivar K326 chromosome 12, ASM71507v2, whole genome shotgun sequence DNA:
- the LOC107822401 gene encoding protein NRT1/ PTR FAMILY 4.5-like, with amino-acid sequence MGICRDTQTEPKQLPSKGGTRATLFVYAVAGIDTMAFISNGVSLVTYFYGYMNFSLTKSATTVTNFMGTAFLLSLFGAFLSDTYFSRFKTCVLFGSIQVLGYALLAVQAHFSQLRPFPCKNVPLSLSNQCESADTGQLAILYGGIYLIALGNSGVKAALPSLGADQFDEKDPKGVAKLSSYFNWLLFCITVGAMLGVTFFVWISDSQGWDWSFGVCCVAVGLAILLLTMGKPFYRNNIPKGSPLMRIAQVFVAAFTNRNLPLPQNKEDLYQIKSREPENETEILQRTDQFKFLDRAAILRTKQEASTSSAHGQWSLCTISQVEETKIVVRMLPIILSTVFMNTCMAQLQTFTIQQSLTMNRKIRNFEIPGPSIPIIPQLFQLFLIPVYDRIFIPIARKFTGIPSGIRQLQRIGVGLVLTAVSMAVAAVVESHRKSVAIEQNMVDSASPLPMSVFWLGYQYVIFATAEIFTLVGLLDFFYAESTSGMKSLSMAISWSSLAFGYFTSSLVVSVINKVSGGWLANNNLNRDKLDYFYWLLAGVSVLNFGFYLLCASWYKYKKLELNPEDATSDKKAKGKMETCIV; translated from the exons GGAATTTGCAGAGATACCCAGACTGAACCAAAGCAACTACCAAGCAAGGGGGGAACTAGAGCAACTCTTTTTGTGTATG CTGTGGCAGGGATTGATACCATGGCTTTTATTTCAAATGGTGTGAGCCTGGTGACTTACTTCTATGGTTATATGAACTTCAGCTTAACAAAATCTGCCACTACTGTCACAAACTTCATGGGAACTGCATTCTTGCTCTCACTATTTGGAGCCTTTCTCTCAGATACTTACTTCTCCAGATTCAAGACTTGTGTTCTCTTTGGCAGCATTCAAGTCTTG GGATATGCACTTCTAGCTGTTCAAGCACATTTCAGCCAACTGAGACCATTTCCCTGCAAGAATGTACCCTTAAGCCTAAGCAATCAATGTGAATCTGCAGATACAGGCCAATTGGCAATCTTGTATGGAGGCATTTATCTAATAGCACTCGGAAACAGTGGAGTTAAAGCAGCTTTGCCATCTTTGGGTGCTGATCAATTTGATGAAAAGGATCCCAAAGGGGTTGCAAAATTATCAAGTTACTTCAATTGGCTACTGTTCTGCATCACCGTTGGAGCAATGCTTGGTGTTACATTTTTTGTCTGGATAAGTGATAGCCAAGGATGGGATTGGTCTTTTGGTGTCTGCTGTGTAGCAGTTGGTTTAGCAATCCTGCTCTTAACCATGGGAAAACCATTTTATAGAAACAACATTCCTAAAGGAAGCCCTCTTATGCGTATCGCGCAGGTTTTTGTTGCAGCTTTTACAAACAGAAATCTCCCACTACCACAAAACAAAGAAGATTTATATCAGATCAAGAGTAGAGAACCTGAAAATGAAACTGAGATTCTTCAAAGGACTGATCAATTCAA ATTTTTGGACAGGGCAGCCATACTGAGGACCAAACAAGAAGCATCTACATCAAGTGCACATGGACAATGGAGCCTCTGTACCATCTCACAAGTTGAAGAAACAAAGATTGTAGTCCGAATGCTCCCAATAATATTGAGCACTGTCTTCATGAACACTTGTATGGCTCAACTCCAGACCTTCACTATTCAACAAAGTCTAACAATGAACAGAAAAATCCGAAACTTTGAAATCCCAGGGCCTTCAATACCTATAATTCCACAATTGTTCCAACTCTTCCTGATCCCAGTCTATGATCGAATTTTCATTCCAATAGCAAGAAAATTTACAGGGATCCCTTCTGGGATTCGACAACTCCAACGTATAGGTGTTGGACTAGTACTTACAGCGGTTTCTATGGCAGTAGCTGCAGTTGTAGAAAGTCACAGGAAATCAGTTGCCATTGAGCAAAACATGGTTGATTCAGCCAGTCCATTACCTATGAGTGTGTTCTGGCTCGGATACCAATACGTAATATTTGCAACAGCTGAAATATTTACATTGGTGGGGTTGCTTGATTTCTTTTATGCAGAGAGCACATCAGGCATGAAATCACTGAGTATGGCCATTTCTTGGTCTTCTCTGGCATTTGGGTACTTCACAAGCTCATTGGTGGTGAGTGTAATTAACAAGGTGAGTGGTGGCTGGTTAGCTAATAACAACTTGAACAGAGACAAGCTCGACTACTTCTATTGGTTGCTAGCAGGAGTCAGTGTGCTGAACTTTGGGTTTTATTTACTGTGTGCATCTTGGTATAAGTATAAGAAGCTAGAACTGAATCCAGAAGATGCTACCTCTGACAAGAAGGCCAAGGGGAAAATGGAAACATGTATCGTTTAA
- the LOC107822400 gene encoding protein TUNICAMYCIN INDUCED 1 codes for MIYTHSSTFLLIFVLLSPISIATLSSPIPFNISHFIYPRINYFEHPQSSPHPFLQEVLKGIAEKEKWDFEDLRVSKLDVKKLKFGTLRKYEFRVRIGKMEFVFLMSDEVSQWKDFNFLNKNESDFESLVKEIGSKATLDVLKIHGPFELYATGDDDYLSLNLPLNSSYTGLKKILVGEGITVEVKGADKISIFNISALLKLVNGSILTKSGGCEFGCVWQSSCIPLLPVHASGSASVLAYWTRNPGLRIDTAFVSRRIIKLLAEKCYARHIYRKRSLYSDFLTQKITLLGKVLRSFLGGRTSQIARLDLLKVKVEDLTLFRFQLELERGIPSNDTYWTTLGQWRTKPAVERSWFEVTARFEEEVLKPRFIQKVRPFIEVDSSSWSNLMSNMSFTKISSFLVPPEPLTLDVRW; via the exons ATGATCTATACCCATTCTTCTACTTTTCTCCTAATCTTTGTCCTTCTCTCTCCAATTTCAATTGCCACTTTATCATCCCCTATACCCTTCAACATCTCTCACTTCATTTATCCCAGAATCAACTACTTCGAACATCCCCAATCTTCACCTCACCCTTTTCTTCAG GAGGTGTTAAAAGGGATTGCTGAGAAAGAGAAATGGGATTTCGAGGACTTGAGAGTTTCCAAATTGGATGTGAAGAAATTAAAGTTTGGAACTTTAAGGAAGTATGAGTTTCGGGTTCGAATTGGGAAGATGGAATTTGTATTCTTGATGTCAGATGAAGTGTCTCAGTGGAAAGACTTTAACTTTCTTAACAAGAATGAATCTGACTTTGAGTCATTGGTTAAAGAGATTGGTTCTAAGGCTACTCTTGATGTCTTGAAAATTCATGGGCCATTTGAATTGTATGCTACTGGAGATGATGATTACCTCTCTTTGAACTTACCC CTGAACTCTTCCTATACGGGGTTGAAAAAGATCCTTGTTGGTGAGGGCATCACTGTAGAAGTTAAAGGTGCGGATAAAATATCAATTTTCAACATTTCTGCGTTGCTTAAATTGGTAAATGGAAGCATTTTGACCAAGTCGGGAGGTTGTGAATTTGGATGTGTTTGGCAATCATCCTGCATACCGTTACTTCCAGTACATGCTAGTGGATCTGCATCAGTACTTGCGTATTGGACCAGAAACCCTGGTTTAAGAATTGACACTGCCTTTGTATCGAGAAGAATCATCAAGTTGCTAGCTGAAAAATGTTACGCAAGGCATATTTACAGAAAGCGGAgcttgtatagtgattttctgaCTCAGAAGATAACATTACTAGGAAAGGTTCTAAGAAGTTTTCTAGGTGGCAGGACCAGTCAGATTGCAAGATTAGATCTTTTAAAAGTGAAAGTTGAAGACTTGACCCTTTTTCGCTTCCAGTTGGAGTTGGAAAGAGGTATTCCGAGCAACGACACATACTGGACTACTTTGGGGCAGTGGAGAACAAAGCCAGCTGTTGAACGTTCGTGGTTTGAAGTAACAGCAAGGTTTGAGGAAGAGGTCTTGAAGCCGCGCTTCATTCAGAAGGTCAGACCTTTTATTGAAGTAGATTCATCGTCATGGAGTAATTTGATGTCGAATATGTCCTTTACCaaaatttcatcttttcttgtccCGCCAGAGCCTTTAACATTGGATGTTAGATGGTAG